Within the Microbacterium sp. 1S1 genome, the region GCTGATGGACTTCGCCTTGCCGGAGAAGGCGTGGATGAGCACCCAGCTCACGAAACCCGCTCCGATGCCGTTGGCGATGGAGTACGTCAGCGGCATGACGGAGACCGTGAGGAACACCGGCAGCAGCACCCGGAAGTCGCCGAAGTCGATGTGCCGGATCTGGGCCATCATCATGGCGCCGACGATGATGAGCGCCGCGGCGGCGATCTCGGTCGGCACGATGGAGGTCAGCGGCGTGAGGAACATCGCGATGAGGAAGACGATGCCCGTCACGACGTTCGCGAGGCCCGTCCGGGCGCCCTCCCCGATGCCCGCGCCGGACTCGATGAAGACCGTGCTCGAGGACGAGGAGGTCGCACCACCGGCGATCGCGCCGACACCCTCGACCACGAGGGCCGACTTGATGCGCGGGAAGTCGCCGTTGTCGTCGGCGAGGTTCGCCTCCTTCGCGAGGCCCGTCATGGTGCCCATGGCGTCGAAGAAGTTCGTGAAGAGGAGCGTGAAGACGATCATCACGAGAGCGACGAGGCTGACCTTGCCGAGGTCGAAAGAGAAGTCGACGGCACCGATGAGGCTGAGGTCGGGGACGCTGACGGGCGAGCCGGTGAGCGCCGGGACGGTGAGGCCCCAGCCACCGGGGTTGACGACGTTGCCCTCATCATCGACGCCTCGGGCGCCGATGTGCCAGATCGCCTCGACGACGACCGCGAGCACGGTGCCGCCGATGAGGCCGATGAGCATTCCGCCCTTGATGCGGAGGGCCACGAGGATGCCCGTGAGGAGCAGCGTGATCACGAACAGCAGGCTCGGCACGGTTGCGACCGAGCCGTTGACGCCGAGTCCGACGGGCGGCGACGAGGCGCCGGTCGCCGTGACGAAGCCCGAGTTGACGAAGCCGATGAACGCGATGAAGAGCCCGATGCCGACCGTGATGGCGATCTTCAGCTGGAAGGGCACCGCGTCGAAGATCGCCTTCCGCAGTCCGGTGGCGGCGAGGAGCACGATCACGACGCCGTTGATCATCACGAGTGCCATCGCCTCGGGCCAGGTCACCTGACCGACGACGGAGAACGCGACGAAGGCGTTGATGCCGAGGCCCGCCGCGAAACCGAACGGCAGGCGGGTGACGAGACCGAACAGGATCGTCATGACGCCAGCGGTCAGGGCCGTCGCGGCACCGACGGCGTTGAAGTCCAGCACGTCGCCGGCGACGTCCGGCTTTCCGGACAGGATGATCGGATTGAGGATCACGATGTAGGCCATCGTGACGAACGTCACCAGGCCTCCACGGATCTCGGTGCCGATCGTCGATCCGCGTTTGCTGATCTCGAAGAAGCGGTCCAGGGTACCGGTGGGCGCGGTGGACGCCGGAGCGGGTGGGGCAGTAGTCATCGGGAAACCTCCGGAGAAACGCTACCGTGTCGCCCGCCTCGCGCGCGCCCACGGGGGCCGGACGGGAACTCGTCGTAGTCTCGGAAGCGCTATGCAACGCCTCCTCGTCGCGCTCCTCGCCGCCCTCGACGCCGCCATCGCCGCGGCGATCGGGCTGGCCGTACTGCTGGCGCCGCTGACGCTCCTGTGGACCCTGGCGTTCGGCGTCACGGCCGACTGGGGCGCGCTCTGGCCTCTCACGGGCACGCTCTGGGAGTTCGGACACGGTGTCCCGCTGGAGGTCACTGTCCCGGACGCGCTGCTCGTCGCCCTCGCGATCCCCGCCGAGGCCGCGCGGTTCGTCGTCTCGGTCACGCCGCTGGCCTTCCTGGTCTTCACCCTCCTCTTCGCGGCGCGCTCCGGTGGCCGGGCGGCGCGGTCGGGCGCCTGGCTGCTGGGGTCGCTGTCGGGGACCGCGGTGTTCGCCGTGATCTCCACGGTCGTCGCGCTCACCTCGGCGGTGGACGCGGCGCGGGTTCCGGTGGCTCTCGCGATCCTGCTTCCTTCCGCCGTGTACCTCGCGGGCGCTCTGTGCGGCGCCGTCCGGGTGGCCTGGGAGGACGGGGACGGAGGGCTGCTCGACCGGGTCCACGATGTGCTGGACGCCCGCGAGCACTGGGCGCCGGTGCCCACGGCGATCGTCCAGGGGGCTGCCTTCGCCCTCGTGGGGGTGACCGGAGCCGCTGCCCTTGCGGTCGCCGTGTCGGTGCTCACCCGCGGCGGAGAGGTCGTCGCTCTGTTCCAGGCCGCGCGGGTCGACGCCCTCGGCGCGACCGTGCTCACCCTCGGGCAGCTCGCGTACCTGCCGACGCTGGTGGTGTGGGCGGCCTCGTGGCTGGCAGGCCCCGGGTTCGCGGTCGGGGCGGGGACCGCGGTGTCGCCGGCCGGAACCCAGCTGGGCGTCGTCCCCGGCATCCCCGTGTTCGGTCTGCTGCCGGAGAACACCTCGATGTGGACGCTGATCGTCATCCTGCTGCCGATCGCCGCGGGGGCCTTCGCCGGCTGGGCGGTGCGCTCCCGGCTGGTCTGGGAGGGGACGCCGCTCGGACTCCTGCAGCGGGCCGTGATCGCCGTCGGGATCGCGGCGCTCTCCGGCGGTGTGGCCGGTGTCGCCGCGGCCCTCGCGAACGGGTCGATCGGGCCCGGCCGTCTCGGCGTCGTCGGACCCGCGGTCGTTCCCTTCGCGTTGTCCCTCGGTGCGGAGGTGCTCGTCGGCGCGGCGATCCTGCTGCTCGCTCCGCGCCACCGGGACGAGGTCGCCGAGGAGCGCACGGACCGCTGGATCGCGGAGATGTCCGCGCTCGGAGCCGAGGGTGCCGTCGACGACGACCGTCGCTAGAGATCGCCGCTGCGGAGGAGCGGGCCGGAGCGTCTCCGACACGTCGGTAGACTGGGCGCGTGCTCACGGTCGCCGTACTCATCTCGGGCGCCGGCTCGAACCTTCGCGCCCTCCTCGAGGCCGCTCGTCACCCCGATTTCCCGGCGCGGGTCGTCGTCGTCGGAGCGGACCGCGAGGCCGACGGGTTGGCGCACGCCGAGGAGTTCGGCATCCCCAGCTTCACCGTGCCGTGGCACGAGCACGAGAGCCGTGAGGCCTGGGGGGAGGAGCTGGGCAGACAGCTCGCCGTCTGGACTCCGGATCTCGTGGTGCTCAGCGGCCTCATGCGGCTGCTGCCGTCGTCGCTCGTCGCCGCCTACGCGCCGCGGATCATCAACACCCACCCCGCATACCTCCCGGAGTTCCCCGGGGCGCACGGCGTGCGCGATGCACTGTCCGCCGGCGTCCGCGAGACCGGGGCGAGCGTGATCGTCGTGGACGACGGCGTCGACACCGGTCCGATCCTCGCGCAGGAGCGGGTGCCGATCCGGGCCGACGACACCGAGCACACGCTGCACGAGCGCATCAAGCCGGTCGAGCGCCGGCTCCTCATTGACGTCGTCCGGCGCATCGCCACCGGCGACCTCGCCTTGACCTCCGCCCCCTGACCCCCGACGCCCCGCACGAAGGAGCCCTTTCATGGCCGGCCCCCGCCACGACCCCACGCTCTACCGCGACCGCGACACCGTGCCGATCCGGCGCGCTCTCGTCTCGGTCAGCGACAAGACCGACCTGCTCGGTCTCGCCGCCGCGCTCGCGGAGGCGGGCGTCGAGATCGTCTCGACCGGTTCGACGGCGTCCACCATCCGCGACGCCGGCTTCGAGGTGACGGACGTGGCCGCGGTCACGGGGGTCGCCGAGATGCTCGACGGTCGAGTGAAGACCCTGCACCCGAAGGTGCACGGCGGACTCCTCGCCGACCTGCGCCTGGAGGACCACGAGCGCCAGCTCGCCGACCTCGACATCGCGCCGTTCGAGCTCGTCGTGGTCAACCTCTATCCGTTCGTCGAGACGGTGGCCTCCGGCGCCGAGGGCGATGACGTGGTGGAGCAGATCGATATCGGTGGCCCGGCCATGGTGCGCGCGGCCGCGAAGAACCACGCGAACGTCGCGATCGTCGTGTCGCCGCAGTCCTACCCCGCGATCATCGCGGCGGTCGCCGACGGCGGAACCACCCTCGCCCAGCGCCGGGAGCTCGCGGCGCGGGCCTTCGCGCACACCGCGGCCTACGACACCGCCGTCGCGCAGTGGTTCGCCGAGGGCACCCTCAACGACCCGGGCGACCTGCCCACGCACCTGACGATCCAGGCCGAGCGCCTCGCGACGCTCCGCTACGGCGAGAACTCCCATCAGCGCGGTGCGATCTACACCCGCGCCGGCGGTCACGGGATCGCGCAGGCGACGCAGCTCCAGGGCAAGGAGATGTCGTACAACAACTACGTCGACGCGGATGCCGCGCTGCGCGCCGCGTACGACATGATCAAGCCGGCCGTCGCCATCATCAAGCACGCCAACCCGTGCGGGATCGCGACCACGGCGCCGAACGCGCTCGACCCGATCGCCAGTGCGCACCTGCGCGCCCACGAGTGCGACCCGGTCTCCGCGTACGGCGGCGTGATCGCCGCGAACGGTACCGTGACGCTGAAGATGGCCGAGAACCTGAAGGACATCTTCACCGAGGTCATCGTCGCGCCGTCGTTCGAGCCCGCGGCGCTGGAGGTCTTCAAGGCGAAGAAGAACCTGCGTCTCCTTCAGCTCCCCGAGGACTGGCAGCAGGAGCGGATGGACGTGCGCCTCGTCTCCGGCGGACTGCTGCTCCAGGATGCGGACCGTTTCCCGGACGACATCGTCTCGGTCGCGAAGGACTGGGAGCTCGTGTCGGGGGAGCGCCCGAGCGACGCCGAGATGGAGAACCTCATCTTCGCGTGGAAGGCCTGCCGGGCCGTGAAGTCGAACGCGATCGTGCTCGCCAAGGACAACGCGACGGTCGGTGTCGGCATGGGCCAGGTCAACCGCGTCGACTCGTGCCGCCTGGCGGTCGAGCGCGCCGGCGACCGCGCAGCCGGATCGGTCGCCGCCTCGGACGCCTTCTTCCCGTTCGCGGACGGTGCGCAGGTGCTCATCGACGCCGGTGTCACGGCCATCGTGCAGCCCGGCGGCTCGGTGCGTGACGAGGAGGTCGTGGATGCGGCGCGCAAGGCCGGCGTCACGATGTTCTTCACGGGGGAGCGTCACTTCTTCCACTGATCCGAGACCCCGGTCTTCTGTCGAGGCCCCGGTGTGCGTCCGTGCGCGCACCGGGGTCTCGGCGCGTGAGCGGGGTCTCGGCGGGTCGTCACCACGATGTCCGATTTCCGCCAGCCGGCGGGTGGTGGGGATGAGAGAGTGGAGGGCATGACACTCCCCGTGATCGACTTCGATGAGCGCTACCGGGCGATCAGCGCCCGAGACACCCGCTTTGACGGACAGTTCGTCACGGCGGTGCGGTCGACCGGGATCTACTGCCGCCCGAGCTGCCCCGCACGGACCCCGAAGCCGCAGAACGTGACGTTCTATCCCACGAGTGCGGCGGCTCACGAGGCCGGATATCGTGCGTGCAAGCGCTGCCTGCCGGAAGCAGCCCCCGGGTCGCCCGCGTGGGACGTCCGCGGAGACACCGCCGCCAGGGCCATGCGGCTGATCGCCTCCGGCGTCGTCGAGCGCGAGGGCGTCCCCGGCCTGGCCGCGCGCCTCGGCTACTCGAGTCGGCACCTCACGCGGCTCCTCACGACCGAGCTCGGGGCTGGACCACTCGCGCTCGCCAGGGCGCACCGGGCGCACACCGCCCGCATGCTCCTGGTGGGGACCGATATGCCCATCGCGGATGTCGCCTTCGCCGCCGGCTTCCACAGCATCCGGCAGTGCAACGACACGATCCGCGAGGTGTTCGGTCTCACGCCGGGGGAGGTCCGCGCCCGCCGCCGCACGCCCTCCGCGGCCGTGCCGGGGACGATCGATCTGGTACTGCCGTACCGAGGCCCCTTGGACGCGGCCGGCGTCTTCGCCTGGATGGCGGCGCGGGCCGTGACCGGAGTCGAGGAGACCACGGCGACGTCGTTCTCGCGGCACCTGCGGATGCCGGGAGGCCCCGCGTGGTTCGAGGTGCGTCAGGACGAGAGCGCCCGTCTGCGGCTCCGGGCGAGGGTCGCGCAGCTCAGCGATCTCGCACCGCTCGTGGCGACCGCGCGGCGGATCTTCGACCTGGACGCCGATCCCCTCGCGATCGACGAGGCCCTGCGAGCGCACCCGCCGCTCGCGCCGCTTGTCGCCCGGACCGCCGGCATCCGCGTGCCCGGAGCGGCCGATCCGCACGAGATGCTCATCCGCGCGATGATCGGACAGCAGATCACGGTCGTCGCCGCGCGCACCGCCCTCACCACCCTCACCGATGCCCTCGGGGAGCGGACGGCGGACGG harbors:
- a CDS encoding NCS2 family permease; its protein translation is MTTAPPAPASTAPTGTLDRFFEISKRGSTIGTEIRGGLVTFVTMAYIVILNPIILSGKPDVAGDVLDFNAVGAATALTAGVMTILFGLVTRLPFGFAAGLGINAFVAFSVVGQVTWPEAMALVMINGVVIVLLAATGLRKAIFDAVPFQLKIAITVGIGLFIAFIGFVNSGFVTATGASSPPVGLGVNGSVATVPSLLFVITLLLTGILVALRIKGGMLIGLIGGTVLAVVVEAIWHIGARGVDDEGNVVNPGGWGLTVPALTGSPVSVPDLSLIGAVDFSFDLGKVSLVALVMIVFTLLFTNFFDAMGTMTGLAKEANLADDNGDFPRIKSALVVEGVGAIAGGATSSSSSTVFIESGAGIGEGARTGLANVVTGIVFLIAMFLTPLTSIVPTEIAAAALIIVGAMMMAQIRHIDFGDFRVLLPVFLTVSVMPLTYSIANGIGAGFVSWVLIHAFSGKAKSISPLLWVVGAGFLIFFARGPIEALFGVGI
- a CDS encoding DUF6350 family protein: MQRLLVALLAALDAAIAAAIGLAVLLAPLTLLWTLAFGVTADWGALWPLTGTLWEFGHGVPLEVTVPDALLVALAIPAEAARFVVSVTPLAFLVFTLLFAARSGGRAARSGAWLLGSLSGTAVFAVISTVVALTSAVDAARVPVALAILLPSAVYLAGALCGAVRVAWEDGDGGLLDRVHDVLDAREHWAPVPTAIVQGAAFALVGVTGAAALAVAVSVLTRGGEVVALFQAARVDALGATVLTLGQLAYLPTLVVWAASWLAGPGFAVGAGTAVSPAGTQLGVVPGIPVFGLLPENTSMWTLIVILLPIAAGAFAGWAVRSRLVWEGTPLGLLQRAVIAVGIAALSGGVAGVAAALANGSIGPGRLGVVGPAVVPFALSLGAEVLVGAAILLLAPRHRDEVAEERTDRWIAEMSALGAEGAVDDDRR
- the purN gene encoding phosphoribosylglycinamide formyltransferase, whose amino-acid sequence is MLTVAVLISGAGSNLRALLEAARHPDFPARVVVVGADREADGLAHAEEFGIPSFTVPWHEHESREAWGEELGRQLAVWTPDLVVLSGLMRLLPSSLVAAYAPRIINTHPAYLPEFPGAHGVRDALSAGVRETGASVIVVDDGVDTGPILAQERVPIRADDTEHTLHERIKPVERRLLIDVVRRIATGDLALTSAP
- the purH gene encoding bifunctional phosphoribosylaminoimidazolecarboxamide formyltransferase/IMP cyclohydrolase is translated as MAGPRHDPTLYRDRDTVPIRRALVSVSDKTDLLGLAAALAEAGVEIVSTGSTASTIRDAGFEVTDVAAVTGVAEMLDGRVKTLHPKVHGGLLADLRLEDHERQLADLDIAPFELVVVNLYPFVETVASGAEGDDVVEQIDIGGPAMVRAAAKNHANVAIVVSPQSYPAIIAAVADGGTTLAQRRELAARAFAHTAAYDTAVAQWFAEGTLNDPGDLPTHLTIQAERLATLRYGENSHQRGAIYTRAGGHGIAQATQLQGKEMSYNNYVDADAALRAAYDMIKPAVAIIKHANPCGIATTAPNALDPIASAHLRAHECDPVSAYGGVIAANGTVTLKMAENLKDIFTEVIVAPSFEPAALEVFKAKKNLRLLQLPEDWQQERMDVRLVSGGLLLQDADRFPDDIVSVAKDWELVSGERPSDAEMENLIFAWKACRAVKSNAIVLAKDNATVGVGMGQVNRVDSCRLAVERAGDRAAGSVAASDAFFPFADGAQVLIDAGVTAIVQPGGSVRDEEVVDAARKAGVTMFFTGERHFFH
- a CDS encoding DNA-3-methyladenine glycosylase 2 family protein, whose amino-acid sequence is MTLPVIDFDERYRAISARDTRFDGQFVTAVRSTGIYCRPSCPARTPKPQNVTFYPTSAAAHEAGYRACKRCLPEAAPGSPAWDVRGDTAARAMRLIASGVVEREGVPGLAARLGYSSRHLTRLLTTELGAGPLALARAHRAHTARMLLVGTDMPIADVAFAAGFHSIRQCNDTIREVFGLTPGEVRARRRTPSAAVPGTIDLVLPYRGPLDAAGVFAWMAARAVTGVEETTATSFSRHLRMPGGPAWFEVRQDESARLRLRARVAQLSDLAPLVATARRIFDLDADPLAIDEALRAHPPLAPLVARTAGIRVPGAADPHEMLIRAMIGQQITVVAARTALTTLTDALGERTADGLLFPTMSAIASHGAEVLRGPAARVRAVTGAAAALADGSLTLTVGDDGPTQRAALLALPGIGPWTADYVRMRVLGDPDVLLRGDVALRAGAAAAGLPAGPKDLTAWAERTAPWRSYLSAHLWRAAPVRPAGPRRRPAALTAPHPDLDTEETS